Proteins encoded by one window of Cyprinus carpio isolate SPL01 chromosome B6, ASM1834038v1, whole genome shotgun sequence:
- the fancd2 gene encoding Fanconi anemia group D2 protein produces MMRKKKRSSITVDDDSTLDVPKSKKTKSSGRPTKSSVQDSYPDSVFVQFLKESGVTLTAGSTANEIAVDQVIFQKRLQQQLRKHPRFPNIIQEFISALETYIEDPERFRNCLLPCVPSSTSQQDANSGSYQESLVRLLLGIEMLQTQVINTLFEKLPEFMFEGVSEDGLNVPRLIINQLKWLDRIVDGKDLSSKLMQMVSVAPVEIQRDIITSLPEILEDSQHGDIAKELNALLQQNTQLPVPILDALSSLNLSSALLSEVRDVVMGTLSAVQLEDLPVIVKFILHSISASDANEVVCDLRKKLELEQCVLPAVLQASQSRMKSKAMSGSSRVPSCNNGQDSVALVLEVIKSAIRFQKTISEAWLKAIENVDESDDHKVVDLLVLFILHSTNANHSRRGAERVLRVKVRKGLIQENLLQKTFKGHAQVMRGYFPSILALAQGLLRSPDCCVVSFGGHMYKQAFTAFDSYCQQEVVGSLVTHACSGVSGEVDVALELLCELVSQKPAEMSQFTVFVKGILDYMDNLTSQQIRRLFHLLSCLAFGQEQHGGHIQDDMHIVIRKQLSSTVPKYKRIGIIGAVMMVGSMGACRNKPDGSQGGTLPKETHRQVMALLELVRSCSESSPEAAALYYDELANLLQTCKLDPLVQAWIGKSVLEDFQEDFVVDLGPDLSGPFVFPASVMHNLDEDESQGGIAINLLPLMTQDQQLKTDTTQPAGVKKERRVSPLCLSSFFRLLRLCEEVQHQGDLEEIDALLGCPLILTDMEVVEKVESLSKAEREFLCSLLFYTINWFRETVNAFCKQNDPEMKMKVVTRIQNITYLQSLLQTCLAATPGYTPPQANFDGESAEGMIPSSSSALPKKGKKESSGRKRKASASKNSSGDKSQLEGAAEAEDSQQDLPEKENEKEKEKDAKSGVSLSSYWPFFRELDVEVLSVLQCGLLSRTLLDTELHSKLREEVQLGPAELLFLLEDMWRKLDFSLASAPAKKAPFLKSKTDRAVGFAHLQQKNAKEIATYCIELLPTLCTHLENCHNHFQTLLSEHQGVVDAPGVDVKEQQLMCSAYQLLLQVLHTTFSWAGFSGPEHRALLKSALGVLAGRLKEDETDLTLDQLSRHAFEYLQNFRSTVPSLNTALCLIQLLIVLSQYGGLNHRTYREQITTLTKRFLCQEWVTASGEKERGNKYNDALQTLLSIYLEHTDDVLKAVEEIAGEGVPELLNAAKDANSRSWPTLNRQTFLVYYKSMMAVLERAVRKIPPSKQTDNQEVQSEKLLTWNLAVRDFHILINLVKMFDSRPVLTVCLKYGRLFLESFLKLGMPLLDYSFKKHKEDVQSLLKTFQLSTRQLHHMCGHSKIRQDTGLTNHVPALKKNLEQFVYRVKAMLTLNHCQEAFWLGNLKNRDLKGEEILSQRSQAVDEAEEESSQLQSEEEESDSDERNNGQEEAEESDESD; encoded by the exons ATGATGCGTAAAAAGAAGCGCTCATCCATCACAGTCGATGACGATTCCACGCTTGACGTTCCTA AATCAAAAAAGACCAAGAGCAGTGGACGACCAACGAAGTCTTCAGTACAGGACTCGTACCCGGACTcagtttttgttcagtttctGAAGGAATCTGGTGTCACTTTGACAGCTGGCAGTACAGCTAATGAAATTG ctgtAGATCAAGTAATATTTCAAAAGCGGCTCCAGCAGCAGCTACGAAAGCATCCCAGATTCCCCAAT ATAATTCAGGAGTTTATATCTGCACTGGAAACATACATTGAAGACCCAGAGAGATTCAGAAACTGCCTGCTGCCTTGCGTGCCATCATCCACTTCACAGCAGGATGCCAA TTCTGGCTCCTATCAGGAAAGTCTTGTACGCCTGTTGCTTGGAATAGAGATGCTACAG ACCCAGGTCATAAACACTTTGTTTGAAAAGCTTCCAGAATTCATGTTTGAGGG TGTGAGTGAGGACGGCCTCAATGTTCCCCGTCTCATAATAAACCAGTTGAAGTGGCTGGACCGAATTGTAGATGGCAAG GATTTGAGCAGTAAGCTGATGCAGATGGTGTCTGTGGCTCCGGTGGAGATCCAGCGGGACATTATTACCAGCCTGCCTGAAATCCTGGAGGATTCCCAGCATGGAGATATTGCCAAAGAGCTAAA TGCTTTACTTCAGCAAAACACTCAACTCCCTGTGCCTATACTGGATGCTTTATCCAGTTTGAATCTGAGCTCAGCATTACTGTCCGAG GTGCGTGATGTAGTTATGGGAACTCTCTCTGCTGTGCAGTTAGAGGATCTTCCTGTTATTGTCAAGTTCATCTTACACTCCATCTCTGCATCTGATGCTAATGAG GTGGTGTGTGACCTGCGTAAAAAGCTGGAGTTGGAGCAATGTGTTTTGCCAGCAGTGTTGCAGGCTTCCCAGAGTCGTATGAAAAGCAAAGCCATGTCAGG GTCCTCCAGGGTCCCATCATGCAACAATGGTCAGGACAGTGTGGCTTTGGTTTTGGAGGTCATAAAGTCAGCTATCCGATTTCAGAAGACCATCTCAGAGGCTTGGCTAAAA GCAATTGAGAATGTTGATGAGTCAGACGACCATAAG GTGGTTGACCTGTTGGTGCTGTTCATCCTTCACTCCACTAATGCAAACCACAGCCGGCGTGGGGCAGAGAGAGTGCTCAGGGTCAAAGTTCGCAAGGGTCTGATTCAGGAAAACCTCTTGCAGAAGACCTTTAAGGGTCATGCTCAG GTGATGCGGGGTTATTTCCCATCAATTCTGGCTCTAGCTCAGGGACTCTTGCGTTCTCCAGACTGCTGTGTGGTGTCTTTCGGAGGTCACATGTACAAACAGGCCTTCACTGCCTTTGACTCCTACTGTCAGCAG gAGGTGGTGGGCTCTCTGGTCACACACGCATGCAGTGGTGTGAGTGGAGAAGTGGATGTGGCTCTTGAGCTGCTCTGTGAGCTGGTATCTCAGAAGCCTGCAGAAATGAGCCAGTTCACTGTTTTTGTGAAG GGTATTCTGGACTACATGGACAACCTGACCTCACAGCAGATCAGACGACTCTTCCACCTGCTCAGCTGCCTGGCATTTGGACAGGAGCAACACGGAGGACACATACAG GATGACATGCACATCGTCATCCGTAAGCAGCTGTCCAGCACGGTGCCCAAATACAAGCGTATTGGTATTATTGGTGCAGTCATGATGGTGGGCAGTATGGGGGCCTGCAG AAATAAACCTGATGGCTCTCAGGGTGGCACACTTCCcaaagagacacacagacag GTGATGGCTCTGTTGGAGCTGGTACGCTCATGCAGTGAGAGTTCCCCTGAAGCTGCTGCTCTCTATTACGATGAGCTGGCCAACCTGCTGCAGACCTGCAAACTGGACCCtctagttcag GCATGGATCGGGAAGAGTGTGCTGGAGGATTTTCAGGAGGACTTTGTTGTAGACCTTGGACCAGATTTATCAGG CCCGTTTGTGTTTCCTGCCTCTGTGATGCATAATTTGGATGAGGATGAGAGTCAAGGGGGAATCGCCATCAATCTGCTGCCACTTATGACTCAAGACCAGCAGCTCAAAACAGACACAACCCAACCAGCTGGAGTCAAGAAAGAGAG GCGCGTGTCTCCTTTGTGTCTGTCCTCATTTTTCCGCCTGCTGAGGTTGTGTGAGGAGGTGCAGCACCAGGGGGATCTGGAGGAGATTGATGCTCTACTAG GCTGTCCTTTGATTCTGACTGATATGGAGGTGGTGGAGAAGGTGGAGAGTCTGTCTAAGGCTGAGAGAGAGTTCCTCTGTTCTCTGCTCTTTTACACCATCAACTGGTTCAGAGAG ACGGTGAATGCTTTTTGCAAGCAGAATGATCCTGAGATGAAAATGAAGGTTGTAACTCGTATTCAGAATATCACTTATCTTCAGAGTTTACTGCAGACATGCTTAGCAG CTACTCCAGGCTACACTCCTCCTCAGGCTAACTTTGATGGAGAGAGTGCTGAAGGGATGATACCCTCTTCTTCAAGTGCTCTGCCAAAGAAAGGAAAGAAGG aGTCATCTGGGAGGAAGAGGAAGGCTTCAGCGAGTAAGAACTCCTCAGGAGACAAATCACAGCTGGAGGGGGCCGCAGAGGCAGAGGATTCCCAGCAG GATCTTCCAGAGAAAGAGAACgagaaggagaaagaaaaggATGCCAAATCAGGAGTCAGTCTGTCCTCGTACTGGCCGTTCTTCAGAGAGCTTGATGTTGAAGTTCTGAGCGTGCTTCAGTGTGGCCTTCTGTCCCGGACACTGTTGGACACTGAGCTACATAGTAAG TTAAGGGAGGAAGTGCAGCTGGGCCCTGCAGAGTTGCTTTTCCTGCTGGAGGACATGTGGCGTAAACTGGACTTCAGTTTGGCTTCTGCACCAGCCAAAAAGGCTCCATTTCTTAAA AGTAAGACGGACAGAGCAGTTGGCTTTGCTCACTTGCAGCAGAAAAATGCCAAAGAGATCGCCACCTACTGCATCGAGCTGCTGCCCACACTTTGCACACACCTGGAGAACTGCCATAATCACTTTCAG ACTCTGCTGTCTGAGCATCAGGGTGTTGTTGATGCTCCTGGTGTGGATGTGAAGGAACAGCAGCTCATGTGTTCAGCCTATCAGCTCCTACTGCAAGTGCTACATACTACGTTCAGCTG GGCTGGGTTTTCTGGTCCAGAGCATCGTGCTCTACTGAAGAGCGCTCTGGGTGTCCTGGCCGGCCGACTGAAGGAGGACGAGACCGATTTGACCCTGGATCAGCTCAGCAG GCACGCTTTTGAGTACCTGCAGAACTTCCGAAGCACAGTGCCCAGTCTGAACACTGCCTTGTGTCTGATTCAGCTGCTCATTGTGCTGTCCCAGTACGGAGGATTAAACCACAGGACCTACAGAGAACAGATCA CAACCCTGACGAAGCGTTTCCTCTGTCAGGAGTGGGTTACAGCGAGTGGAGAGAAAGAGCGAGGAAACAAATACAATGATGCTCTTCAAACTCTACTCAG TATTTATCTGGAGCACACTGATGATGTTCTGAAGGCGGTGGAGGAAATAGCAGGTGAAGGGGTTCCAGAGCTGTTGAATGCTGCTAAAGATGCTAACTCGCGCAGCTGGCCAACACTCAACAG GCAGACGTTCCTGGTGTACTACAAGAGCATGATGGCAGTGCTGGAGAGAGCTGTGCGCAAGATTCCTCCCAGCAAACAGACGGATAATCaagag GTGCAGAGCGAGAAGCTCTTAACATGGAATCTGGCTGTGCGTGACTTCCACATCCTCATAAACCTGGTCAAG ATGTTTGACAGCAGACCTGTACTCACTGTGTGTTTAAAG TATGGTCGTCTTTTTCTGGAGTCCTTCCTCAAACTTGGAATGCCTCTGCTCGATTACAGCTTTAAAAAACACAAG GAGGATGTTCAGAGTTTGCTGAAGACCTTCCAGCTCAGTACTAGACAACTCCACCACATGTGTGGCCACTCAAAG ATTAGGCAAGATACAGGGCTGACCAATCACGTTCCAGCCTTGAAGAAAAACCTGGAGCAGTTTGTGTATCGTGTGAAAGCCATGCTCACTCTTAACCATTGCCAGGAGGCCTTCTGGCTGGGGAACCTGAAGAACAGAGACTTAAAG gGTGAAGAGATTCTCTCACAAAGGTCACAGGCAGTTGATGAAGCGGAAGAAGAGTCTTCTCAGctgcagagtgaagaggag GAGAGCGACTCTGATGAGAGGAACAATGGACAGGAAGAAGCGGAGGAATCAGATGAATCAGActga
- the gpx1b gene encoding glutathione peroxidase 1b — MAGIKSFYDITAKTITGEEFKFSSLQGKVVLIENVASLUGTTTRDYTQMNELHERFSDTGLVILGVPCNQFGYQENCTNEEILPSLKYVRPGNGFEPKFQLLEKVDVNGKTAHPLFVFLKEKLPFPSDEPMPFMNDPKFIVWSPVCRNDIAWNFEKFLIGSDGVPFKRYSRRYLTSNIEGDIKKLLSIAN; from the exons ATGGCTGGAATAAAATCGTTTTACGACATCACAGCTAAAACCATCACTGGAGAGGAGTTCAAGTTTTCTTCCCTACAGGGCAAGGTGGTCCTGATCGAGAATGTCGCTTCTCTTTGAGGAACGACCACCAGGGATTACACCCAGATGAACGAGCTCCACGAACGCTTCTCGGATACAGGGCTTGTGATTCTGGGAGTTCCCTGCAATCAGTTCGGCTATCAG GAAAACTGTACAAATGAAGAGATCCTTCCGTCCTTAAAGTATGTCCGTCCTGGCAATGGCTTTGAACCTAAATTCCAGCTTTTGGAGAAGGTCGACGTGAACGGGAAAACCGCTCACCCTCTCTTCGTCTTCCTTAAGGAGAAACTTCCATTCCCGAGCGATGAGCCAATGCCTTTCATGAATGACCCCAAATTTATCGTTTGGAGTCCCGTGTGCAGAAACGACATCGCTTGGAATTTCGAGAAGTTTCTCATTGGATCTGATGGAGTGCCATTCAAACGCTACAGCAGGAGATACCTGACCAGCAACATCGAGGGAGACATCAAGAAACTTCTCAGCATAGCCAActaa